One Gammaproteobacteria bacterium DNA segment encodes these proteins:
- a CDS encoding adenylosuccinate synthase: MGKNVVIIGTQWGDEGKGKIVDLLTDRVSAVVRFQGGHNAGHTLVIDGKKTALHLVPSGVLRDNVRCFIGNGVVLAPGPLLEEVDKLEADGVPAGSRLGISEACPLILPYHVALDQAREIARGNKAIGTTGRGIGPAYEDKVSRRGLRLGDLVDVAAFEAKLEQVMAYHNHALSHYYRQETVDAREVLDGILAMRDRLMALVTDVPGQLHRIRDEGGNILFEGAQGTLLDIDHGTYPYVTSSTTTSGGAASGAGVGPRDLDYVLGITKAYTTRVGAGPFPSELFDDAGQHLGEKGAEFGTTTGRARRCGWIDAVALRRAMLINSVSGLCITKLDVLDGLDTVKICTGYRVDGELLASPPVGADRTAEVAPVYEEMPGWSESTVGVTDEDRLPANARAYLARLEELVGVPVDIISTGPDRRETIIRRHPFD; encoded by the coding sequence ATGGGCAAGAACGTAGTCATCATCGGCACCCAGTGGGGCGACGAAGGCAAGGGCAAGATCGTGGATCTGCTCACCGACCGGGTGAGTGCCGTGGTGCGTTTCCAGGGTGGCCACAACGCCGGTCATACTCTGGTCATCGACGGCAAGAAGACGGCCCTGCATCTCGTCCCCTCCGGCGTCCTGCGGGACAACGTGCGCTGCTTCATCGGCAACGGCGTGGTGCTGGCGCCGGGCCCCCTGCTGGAAGAGGTGGACAAGCTGGAGGCGGATGGCGTCCCCGCCGGCAGCCGTCTCGGCATCAGCGAGGCCTGTCCCCTCATTCTGCCCTATCACGTGGCCCTGGATCAGGCCCGGGAGATCGCCCGCGGCAACAAGGCCATCGGCACCACCGGCCGGGGCATCGGCCCGGCCTACGAGGACAAGGTGTCCCGCCGCGGCCTGCGCCTCGGGGACCTGGTGGACGTGGCGGCCTTCGAGGCCAAGCTGGAGCAGGTGATGGCGTATCACAACCATGCCCTCAGCCATTACTACCGGCAGGAGACCGTGGACGCCCGGGAGGTGCTGGACGGCATCCTCGCCATGCGGGACCGCCTGATGGCCCTGGTCACCGACGTGCCCGGGCAGTTGCACCGCATCCGCGACGAGGGCGGCAATATCCTTTTCGAGGGTGCCCAGGGTACCCTGCTGGACATCGACCACGGCACCTATCCCTACGTCACCTCATCCACCACCACTTCAGGTGGGGCCGCCTCCGGGGCGGGGGTGGGCCCGCGGGATCTGGACTACGTCCTGGGTATCACCAAGGCCTACACTACCCGGGTGGGCGCGGGGCCTTTTCCGTCCGAACTCTTCGATGACGCGGGGCAGCATCTGGGCGAGAAGGGGGCCGAGTTCGGCACCACCACCGGCCGGGCGCGCCGTTGCGGCTGGATCGATGCCGTGGCCCTGCGCCGCGCCATGCTCATCAACTCCGTCTCCGGTCTGTGCATCACCAAGCTCGACGTGCTGGATGGCCTGGATACCGTGAAGATCTGCACGGGCTACCGGGTGGATGGTGAGCTGCTGGCGAGCCCCCCGGTGGGGGCGGATCGTACCGCGGAGGTGGCACCGGTCTACGAGGAGATGCCGGGCTGGTCCGAGTCCACCGTTGGTGTCACCGATGAGGACCGGCTGCCCGCCAACGCGCGCGCCTACCTGGCCCGCCTGGAGGAATTGGTAGGGGTGCCCGTGGACATCATTTCCACCGGCCCCGACCGCCGCGAGACCATCATCCGCCGCCACCCCTTCGACTGA
- a CDS encoding sulfite exporter TauE/SafE family protein, whose protein sequence is MAGPFLTAEPWMLVAGVMLFAGMVQGLAGFGSALVAIPLMALFLDMATAVPLMAFTAALMAVINAIHLRRAVRWRPLLPLLGGYLIGTPLGLYFLVFAPEALVLGLLGVLLSVYAATALAGRVPDYRWIREQAVALGTVSGALGAAFSTNGPPIILHVSSQDWPADVKKAVLSMFFVTSSIITVGAFIAGGLISATTVQLALRAIPALIVGTLLGIAVYRRMSVKGYQRITFGLVLVMGLMMTVRAGLTAF, encoded by the coding sequence GTGGCAGGCCCCTTCTTGACGGCCGAGCCCTGGATGCTGGTGGCGGGGGTCATGCTCTTCGCCGGCATGGTGCAGGGGCTGGCGGGTTTCGGCTCGGCCCTGGTGGCCATTCCCCTCATGGCCCTGTTCCTGGACATGGCCACCGCCGTGCCCCTGATGGCCTTTACCGCCGCCCTGATGGCGGTCATCAACGCCATCCACCTGCGCCGCGCCGTGCGCTGGCGCCCCCTGCTGCCCCTGCTGGGCGGCTATTTAATAGGCACGCCCCTGGGGCTCTATTTTCTGGTCTTTGCCCCCGAGGCCCTGGTGCTGGGCCTGCTCGGCGTGTTGCTGTCGGTCTACGCCGCCACCGCCCTGGCCGGACGGGTGCCCGACTACCGATGGATCCGCGAACAGGCCGTAGCCCTCGGCACCGTATCCGGGGCGCTGGGCGCCGCCTTCAGCACCAATGGTCCGCCCATCATCCTCCACGTGAGCAGCCAGGACTGGCCCGCCGATGTGAAAAAGGCGGTACTGTCCATGTTCTTCGTCACCTCGAGCATCATCACCGTGGGTGCCTTCATCGCCGGGGGTCTCATCTCGGCCACCACGGTGCAGCTGGCCCTGCGGGCCATCCCGGCCCTCATCGTGGGCACGCTGCTGGGCATCGCCGTCTACCGGCGCATGTCCGTAAAGGGTTATCAGCGCATCACCTTCGGCCTGGTCCTGGTCATGGGCCTGATGATGACGGTGCGCGCCGGTCTGACCGCCTTCTGA
- a CDS encoding YaeQ family protein gives MALKATVFRVQLAVADLSRHYYGSHELTLARHPSETDERMMYRIVAFALHAHDDLEFTRGLSNDDEPDLWQKDLTGAVLLWMELGQPDIKRARRACGLARRVMVYTYDQRPAHQWWSQHGTDYARFANLGVCHLAPRDGGRLDGLVQRSMELSATIQDDQVWLADGNHAVELERTVWQAPS, from the coding sequence ATGGCCCTCAAGGCGACGGTGTTTCGCGTCCAACTGGCCGTGGCGGATCTGAGCCGCCATTACTACGGCAGCCATGAACTGACCCTGGCGCGTCACCCCTCGGAGACGGATGAACGCATGATGTACCGAATCGTGGCCTTCGCCCTCCATGCCCACGACGACCTCGAATTCACCCGCGGCCTCAGCAACGACGACGAGCCCGACCTGTGGCAGAAGGACCTCACGGGGGCCGTCCTGCTGTGGATGGAGTTGGGGCAGCCCGATATCAAACGAGCCCGCCGCGCCTGCGGCCTAGCCCGCCGGGTCATGGTATACACCTACGATCAACGGCCCGCCCACCAGTGGTGGTCCCAGCACGGCACGGACTACGCGCGCTTCGCCAACCTCGGGGTCTGCCACCTGGCGCCGCGGGACGGTGGCCGCCTGGACGGGCTGGTGCAGCGCTCCATGGAGCTTTCCGCCACCATCCAGGACGACCAGGTATGGCTGGCGGACGGGAACCACGCGGTGGAACTGGAACGCACCGTGTGGCAGGCCCCTTCTTGA
- the arfB gene encoding alternative ribosome rescue aminoacyl-tRNA hydrolase ArfB, whose amino-acid sequence MLRISQRVTLPDHEIELKAIRAQGPGGQNVNKVSSAIELRFAIHESSLPEFYKGRLMRLADRRIGKDGVIVIKAQAHRDQTRNREAALERLADLIRRAGAVTKSRVATRPPPRARKARLADKRQRGGRKVLRGQVRHDEE is encoded by the coding sequence ATGCTGAGAATCTCCCAGCGCGTCACCCTCCCCGACCATGAGATCGAACTCAAGGCCATCCGCGCCCAGGGGCCCGGGGGACAGAACGTCAACAAGGTGTCCAGCGCCATCGAGCTGCGCTTCGCCATCCATGAATCCTCCCTGCCGGAATTCTACAAGGGCCGGTTGATGAGGCTCGCCGACCGGCGCATCGGCAAGGACGGCGTCATCGTCATCAAGGCCCAGGCCCATCGTGATCAGACCAGGAACCGGGAGGCGGCCCTGGAGCGGCTCGCCGACCTCATCCGGCGTGCCGGCGCCGTCACCAAGAGCCGGGTGGCCACGCGACCGCCCCCCCGCGCCCGTAAGGCGCGCCTCGCGGACAAGCGGCAGCGGGGCGGCCGCAAGGTCCTGCGCGGCCAGGTCCGCCACGACGAGGAATGA
- a CDS encoding SDR family NAD(P)-dependent oxidoreductase — translation MSDQRTAVVAGIGPGLGAALCRALVRDGYRVAGLARSATPGEALEEELGAGSFRAFQCGLTDAPAVQGVMAAVSEDLGTPAVYVHNAAAFHHQAFADTPPAVFEHLWRTTCLGAVHGAQATLPAMVAQGGGTLLLVGATASVKAAAGFSAFGAAKFALRGLAQSLAREYGPQGVHVAHVVIDGVMWGERARDDFAMTEDQCMDPTSVAATCLDIIRQPADCWTHELDLRPAGESF, via the coding sequence ATGAGTGACCAGAGAACGGCCGTGGTGGCGGGCATCGGCCCCGGGCTGGGGGCCGCCCTGTGCCGGGCCCTGGTCCGGGACGGTTACCGGGTGGCGGGGCTCGCGCGCTCCGCCACCCCCGGCGAGGCCCTGGAAGAGGAGTTGGGGGCAGGGTCCTTCCGGGCCTTTCAGTGTGGCCTCACCGACGCTCCCGCGGTCCAGGGCGTGATGGCGGCCGTGTCCGAGGACCTGGGAACCCCGGCGGTCTACGTCCACAACGCCGCCGCCTTCCATCATCAGGCCTTCGCCGACACCCCGCCGGCGGTCTTCGAGCACCTGTGGCGCACCACCTGCCTGGGGGCGGTGCACGGCGCCCAGGCGACACTACCCGCCATGGTGGCCCAGGGCGGCGGCACCCTGCTGCTGGTGGGCGCCACGGCCTCCGTCAAGGCCGCCGCGGGCTTCAGCGCCTTCGGCGCGGCCAAGTTCGCCCTGCGCGGCCTCGCCCAATCCCTGGCCCGCGAATACGGCCCCCAGGGCGTGCACGTGGCCCACGTGGTCATCGACGGCGTGATGTGGGGCGAGCGCGCCCGGGACGATTTCGCCATGACCGAGGACCAGTGCATGGATCCCACCTCCGTCGCGGCGACCTGTCTCGACATCATCCGCCAGCCTGCCGACTGCTGGACCCACGAACTGGACCTGCGGCCGGCCGGCGAGTCGTTCTGA
- a CDS encoding class I SAM-dependent DNA methyltransferase has protein sequence MSEPLNLNWIVNFIWGIADDVLRDLYVRGKYRDVILPMTVLRRLDAVLEPTKQAVLDMKASLDEAEIIHQDAALRQAADQPFYNTSRFTLRDLRNRASQQALKADFEAYLDGFSPNVQEILDNFEFRNQIPRLSKADALGTLIEMLLSPDINLSPKPMVAQDGTVRQPGLDNHAMGTIFEELVRRFNEENNEEAGEHWTPRDAVKLMARLVFLPIADQIEDGTYLLYDGACGTGGMLTVAEETLQQLAAEHGKQVATHLFGQEINAETYAIAKADLLLQGEGDAADNLVGGPEHSTLSNDAFPSREFDFMLSNPPYGKSWKGDLERMGGKKGIKDPRFVIEHGGDPEYPLITRSSDGQMLFLANMLSKMRRDSRLGSRIAEVHNGSSLFTGDAGQGESNIRRWIIENDWLDAIVALPLNMFYNTGIATYIWVLTNRKLAHRKGKVQLIDATEWYKPLRKNLGKKNCELSEEDLQCICDTFLSFEETEQSRIFPNAAFGYWKVTVERPLRLKGIDPERAYKAADIKKLREIHERADDAPPVIKKIHRKGTPADPLRGLFAVTLKGKTAVVEYEPDSDLRDTEQVPLMEEGGIEAFLRREVLPHAPDAWYLADSVKTGYEISFTRYFYKPQPLRSLEEIRADILVLEKETEGLLGEIIGGMPG, from the coding sequence GTGTCCGAGCCGCTCAATCTCAACTGGATCGTCAACTTCATCTGGGGCATCGCAGACGACGTGCTCCGGGACCTCTACGTCCGGGGCAAATACCGTGACGTCATCCTGCCCATGACGGTTCTGCGGCGCCTCGATGCCGTGCTGGAGCCGACCAAGCAGGCGGTCCTTGATATGAAGGCCTCGTTGGATGAGGCCGAAATCATCCATCAGGATGCCGCTCTGCGGCAGGCCGCGGACCAGCCCTTCTACAACACCTCCAGGTTTACTCTGCGGGACCTTCGCAACCGCGCCAGCCAACAGGCTCTCAAGGCCGATTTCGAGGCCTATCTGGACGGCTTCTCGCCCAACGTCCAGGAGATCCTCGATAACTTCGAGTTCAGGAATCAGATACCACGGCTCTCCAAGGCCGACGCCCTCGGCACCCTGATCGAAATGTTGCTTTCGCCCGACATCAACTTGAGCCCCAAGCCCATGGTGGCCCAGGACGGCACGGTGAGGCAGCCCGGCCTCGACAACCACGCCATGGGTACCATCTTCGAGGAGCTGGTCCGGCGCTTCAACGAGGAGAATAACGAGGAGGCGGGTGAGCACTGGACGCCCAGGGATGCGGTCAAGCTCATGGCCCGCCTGGTCTTTTTGCCCATCGCCGACCAGATCGAGGATGGCACCTATCTCCTCTACGACGGCGCCTGCGGTACCGGCGGCATGTTGACCGTCGCCGAGGAGACCCTGCAACAACTGGCCGCCGAGCACGGTAAGCAAGTGGCCACTCACCTCTTCGGCCAGGAGATCAACGCCGAAACCTACGCCATCGCCAAGGCCGACCTGTTGCTGCAGGGGGAGGGAGATGCCGCAGACAACCTGGTCGGCGGCCCCGAGCATTCGACGCTGTCGAACGATGCCTTCCCGTCCCGGGAGTTCGACTTCATGCTCTCCAACCCGCCCTATGGCAAGAGCTGGAAGGGCGACCTGGAGCGCATGGGAGGCAAGAAGGGCATAAAGGACCCACGTTTCGTCATCGAGCATGGGGGCGATCCGGAATACCCCCTCATCACCCGCTCCAGCGACGGCCAGATGCTGTTCCTGGCGAACATGCTTTCCAAGATGCGGCGGGATTCCAGGCTTGGCAGCCGCATCGCCGAGGTCCACAACGGCAGCTCGCTGTTCACGGGGGACGCCGGCCAGGGCGAGAGCAACATCCGCCGTTGGATCATCGAGAACGACTGGCTCGACGCCATCGTCGCCCTGCCCCTCAACATGTTCTACAACACCGGTATCGCGACCTACATCTGGGTGCTCACCAACCGCAAGCTGGCGCATCGCAAGGGCAAGGTCCAACTCATCGACGCCACCGAGTGGTACAAGCCCCTGCGTAAGAATCTCGGCAAGAAGAACTGCGAGCTGTCCGAGGAGGACCTCCAGTGCATCTGCGATACCTTCCTCTCCTTCGAGGAGACGGAGCAATCCAGGATCTTTCCCAATGCGGCCTTCGGCTATTGGAAGGTCACGGTGGAGCGCCCCCTGCGCCTCAAGGGCATCGACCCCGAGCGCGCTTACAAGGCCGCGGACATCAAGAAGCTGAGAGAGATCCACGAGCGGGCCGATGATGCGCCGCCGGTCATCAAGAAGATCCACAGGAAGGGAACCCCAGCAGACCCCCTTCGGGGCCTGTTTGCAGTCACCCTTAAAGGCAAGACCGCCGTGGTGGAGTACGAGCCCGACAGCGACCTGCGCGACACCGAGCAGGTGCCTCTCATGGAGGAGGGTGGTATCGAGGCCTTCCTGCGCCGCGAGGTGCTGCCCCACGCGCCCGATGCCTGGTACCTCGCGGACAGCGTGAAGACCGGCTACGAGATCAGCTTCACCCGCTACTTCTACAAGCCGCAGCCGCTGCGTTCGCTGGAAGAGATTCGGGCGGACATCCTGGTACTGGAGAAGGAGACCGAGGGGTTGTTGGGCGAGATCATTGGGGGGATGCCGGGTTGA
- a CDS encoding Abi family protein, whose protein sequence is MTRRFRKPPLSYRQQLELLIERGLIVDDPAEAQFYLQHLNYYRLGAYWLPFEADHGTHQFRPGTRFSEILNLYVFDRELRLLVMDAIERVEVSIRSHWAYQLARLHNPHAHLDPALARRRDRWQQNLASLTDEVNRSDEVFIEHFRTTYQEALPPVWAVCEVMSLGQLSRWYANLRPKATRRAIADVYHTDEGLLQSWLHHLSHVRNVCAHHSRLWNREFTITPKPPRTKPSGLDTQWAHGSRKLYNSLVVLLHCMDIVSPGHHWCTRLRELVAHHGIDTAAMDFPSDWQAWSIWRTISKQPTGNGGGDS, encoded by the coding sequence GTGACCCGCCGGTTCCGCAAGCCCCCGCTTTCCTACCGCCAGCAGCTCGAATTGCTCATCGAACGCGGTCTGATCGTTGACGATCCCGCCGAAGCGCAGTTCTACCTGCAGCACCTGAACTACTATCGTTTGGGCGCCTACTGGCTGCCGTTCGAGGCGGACCATGGGACGCATCAGTTCAGACCCGGCACGCGGTTCAGCGAGATTCTGAATCTCTACGTCTTCGATCGCGAGCTGCGGCTGCTGGTGATGGATGCGATTGAGCGCGTGGAGGTATCGATCCGCAGCCACTGGGCCTACCAGCTCGCCCGTCTGCACAATCCACACGCGCATCTGGACCCCGCACTCGCCCGGCGCAGGGATCGCTGGCAGCAGAATCTGGCGAGCTTGACCGACGAAGTGAACCGTTCGGACGAGGTCTTCATCGAACACTTCCGGACCACTTACCAGGAAGCACTACCGCCCGTCTGGGCAGTGTGTGAAGTCATGTCGTTGGGACAGCTTTCGCGCTGGTACGCAAACCTCAGGCCGAAGGCGACTCGGCGTGCAATAGCAGACGTTTATCACACGGACGAAGGTCTCCTGCAATCCTGGCTGCATCACCTGAGCCACGTTCGCAATGTCTGCGCGCATCACAGTCGGCTGTGGAACCGGGAATTCACGATTACACCCAAGCCACCGCGGACCAAACCCTCTGGTCTGGACACACAATGGGCGCACGGTTCTCGCAAGCTTTACAACAGCCTCGTCGTGCTACTCCATTGCATGGACATCGTGTCGCCCGGCCATCACTGGTGCACCCGGCTGCGGGAGCTTGTAGCACACCACGGCATCGACACAGCCGCTATGGATTTCCCATCCGACTGGCAGGCCTGGTCGATCTGGCGCACGATCAGCAAGCAACCTACCGGGAACGGTGGAGGTGACAGTTGA
- a CDS encoding TIGR02391 family protein, with the protein MAKVPCFPEGQVEALARALGECGSGTDISPVFQNRGLADNSSESTKRRRLYWLFLDCQNRSGCANQVIDVIRAFLTPARFVGRSEAFGAHRQNLNMILAFSGLDYGSDEQFRKVDPATTIDEAERRVRTIRAKFQGRRMHPEVVKYCRSELLQDNYFHAVFEATKGLAQRVRDMTRNPGGRHPSDRSGVAAERPMLAMNTLQTETEKSEHKGFAALLKECIAAVRNPLAHEPKILWEGEDDAADYLSLISLLHRKLDQCVPTRLGEAQ; encoded by the coding sequence ATGGCCAAAGTTCCGTGCTTTCCAGAAGGGCAAGTTGAAGCTTTGGCCCGAGCGCTCGGCGAGTGCGGATCGGGAACCGACATCAGCCCCGTGTTCCAAAATCGCGGCCTCGCCGACAACTCCAGTGAATCGACGAAAAGGCGTCGACTCTACTGGTTGTTTCTGGATTGCCAGAACCGTAGCGGCTGCGCTAATCAGGTCATCGACGTCATTCGTGCGTTCCTGACGCCAGCGCGATTCGTCGGGCGAAGCGAGGCGTTCGGAGCGCATCGGCAGAACTTGAATATGATTCTGGCCTTCTCAGGGCTCGACTACGGTTCGGACGAGCAGTTCCGCAAGGTCGATCCAGCCACCACGATCGATGAGGCGGAGCGACGAGTACGCACGATCCGCGCAAAGTTTCAGGGTCGGCGTATGCACCCCGAGGTCGTCAAGTACTGCCGTTCCGAACTCCTGCAGGACAACTACTTCCACGCCGTGTTCGAGGCTACCAAGGGCCTTGCCCAACGGGTTCGAGATATGACCAGGAATCCTGGCGGACGACACCCATCTGATCGATCGGGTGTTGCCGCCGAACGGCCGATGCTGGCCATGAACACTCTACAGACCGAAACCGAGAAGTCCGAGCACAAGGGTTTCGCCGCGCTGCTGAAAGAATGCATCGCGGCCGTTCGCAATCCGCTCGCTCACGAGCCGAAGATTCTCTGGGAGGGAGAAGACGACGCGGCCGACTACCTGTCACTGATCTCGCTGCTGCATAGGAAGCTCGACCAGTGCGTGCCGACCAGGCTGGGTGAAGCGCAGTGA
- a CDS encoding restriction endonuclease subunit S has translation MIPDLKPYAAMKDSGVPWLGKVPEHWEIRPIARMGQLFKGKGGNKEDEVVEGVPCVRYGDLYTRHEFFIRSTKADVSAERASAYTPIQFGDLLFAASGETIEDIGRSAVNLLTGSACCGGDVLVFRPLIPIEPRFLGYAADAPPARHQKAGMGRGFTVVHIYGSQLKRLMLPLPPLPEQVAIVRYLDHMDRRIRRYIRAKQKLIKLLEEQKQAIIHRAVTRGLDPNVRLKPSGVEWLGDVPEHWEIKRGKYYFREIDIRSGAGQEELLSVSHITGVTPRSQKNITMFKAESYVGSKICTPGQIAVNTMWAWMGAIGVSGYHGLISPSYHTYEQIDSGRFADEYLDLLLRTTLYKNFYTANSSGITTSRLRLYPDDFLNIRFLCPPRPEQDAILEWLHDATADIDATIGRASREIGLLREYRTRLIADVVTGKLDVREVAARLPDEAEEPEVFDDADAMDSADGIESDEFDATIKEAET, from the coding sequence GTGATTCCCGACCTCAAACCGTATGCCGCCATGAAGGACTCCGGCGTGCCCTGGCTGGGGAAAGTGCCGGAGCATTGGGAGATTCGACCGATCGCGCGCATGGGCCAGCTATTCAAAGGCAAAGGTGGCAATAAAGAAGATGAGGTTGTGGAAGGCGTGCCCTGTGTCCGCTACGGAGACCTCTACACGCGACACGAGTTCTTCATCCGGTCGACGAAGGCCGATGTCTCGGCTGAAAGAGCGTCAGCGTACACACCGATACAGTTCGGTGACCTCCTATTCGCGGCTAGCGGAGAGACTATTGAAGACATAGGCCGTTCAGCAGTGAACCTTCTGACTGGATCAGCCTGTTGTGGCGGTGACGTTTTGGTTTTTCGACCTTTGATTCCCATAGAGCCTCGCTTTCTCGGCTACGCGGCAGACGCTCCACCGGCTCGACATCAAAAGGCGGGCATGGGCCGAGGCTTCACGGTCGTTCACATCTATGGTTCGCAACTGAAGCGCCTTATGTTGCCTCTCCCACCCCTCCCCGAACAAGTCGCCATCGTCCGCTACCTCGACCACATGGACCGGCGCATCCGGCGCTATATTCGCGCGAAGCAGAAGCTGATCAAGCTGCTGGAGGAGCAGAAGCAGGCCATCATCCATCGCGCCGTCACCCGCGGCCTCGACCCCAACGTCCGCCTCAAGCCCTCCGGCGTGGAGTGGTTGGGGGATGTGCCGGAGCATTGGGAAATCAAGCGAGGAAAGTACTATTTTCGTGAAATCGACATCAGAAGTGGCGCTGGCCAAGAAGAACTTCTGTCAGTGTCTCACATTACGGGTGTGACTCCGCGCAGTCAGAAGAACATCACCATGTTCAAGGCTGAGTCGTATGTAGGATCGAAAATCTGTACCCCCGGGCAGATTGCCGTCAACACGATGTGGGCTTGGATGGGAGCGATCGGCGTTTCGGGCTATCACGGACTCATCAGCCCTTCTTACCACACGTATGAGCAGATCGATTCAGGTAGGTTCGCCGATGAGTACTTGGACCTTCTGTTGCGGACGACGCTGTACAAGAACTTCTACACGGCTAATTCCAGTGGCATAACGACAAGCCGGTTGCGCCTGTACCCAGATGACTTTCTAAATATCCGCTTCCTCTGCCCTCCGCGCCCAGAACAGGACGCGATTCTAGAGTGGCTTCATGACGCCACCGCCGATATCGACGCTACTATCGGCCGGGCTAGTCGCGAGATCGGACTCCTCCGCGAATACCGCACACGCCTGATCGCCGACGTTGTCACCGGCAAGCTCGATGTACGGGAGGTGGCGGCACGGCTCCCTGATGAGGCAGAGGAACCTGAGGTTTTCGATGATGCCGACGCCATGGACAGCGCCGATGGAATTGAGAGCGATGAATTCGATGCGACCATTAAAGAGGCCGAGACATGA